From the Kitasatospora viridis genome, one window contains:
- a CDS encoding MFS transporter translates to MSALTTERAGTQRLRLGRDFSKLWWSAAVSSLGDGATIAASPLLASRLTSDPLLIGAASVAFTAPFVLFGIPAGLVGDRVDIRKMMVRVDVTRALVLATLTAGILGGWGGLPLLYGCMFLLGTGEVLSRNAAQVLVPFITPQDGLSVANARIMGVQEAGTGFIGPLLGALIFGVAVALPFGVDGASFLCSAALISRIRRTRPIERGPAGASVLSEMMAGAKWLFSHRLMRSLALVSCVINLAGNAMLAVLVVYSGKVLHLGAFGYGVLLACQALGAVLAARFAPALSQRLGREGALVATAVLITVSETVLAAVPSAYAAGAALMIFACGTVTWNVVVVVLRQTLVPQHLLGRANSVYRLVAWGGLPVGAAVGGLVAAAVGTRAVFGAGAVVMAVVAVALLVGARHRWITRAEQSASLAQPN, encoded by the coding sequence ATGAGCGCATTGACGACGGAGCGGGCCGGCACCCAACGGCTGCGCCTGGGCCGTGACTTCTCCAAGCTGTGGTGGTCCGCCGCCGTCTCCTCGCTCGGTGACGGGGCCACCATCGCCGCGAGCCCGCTGCTGGCCTCCCGGTTGACCAGCGACCCGCTGCTGATCGGCGCGGCCTCGGTCGCCTTCACCGCGCCGTTCGTGCTGTTCGGCATACCGGCCGGGCTGGTGGGCGACCGCGTCGACATCCGCAAGATGATGGTGCGGGTCGACGTCACCCGGGCCCTCGTGCTCGCGACGCTCACCGCCGGGATCCTCGGCGGCTGGGGCGGGCTGCCGCTGCTCTACGGGTGCATGTTCCTGCTCGGCACCGGCGAGGTGCTCAGCCGCAACGCCGCCCAGGTGCTGGTGCCGTTCATCACCCCGCAGGACGGGCTGTCCGTCGCCAACGCCCGCATCATGGGCGTGCAGGAGGCGGGCACCGGGTTCATCGGCCCGCTGCTCGGCGCGCTGATCTTCGGCGTGGCCGTGGCCCTGCCCTTCGGCGTGGACGGGGCCAGCTTCCTGTGCTCCGCCGCCCTGATCAGCCGGATCCGCCGCACCCGGCCGATCGAGCGCGGACCGGCCGGCGCGAGCGTGCTGTCGGAGATGATGGCCGGCGCCAAGTGGCTGTTCTCGCACCGCCTGATGCGCAGCCTCGCCCTGGTGTCCTGCGTCATCAACCTGGCCGGGAACGCGATGCTCGCCGTGCTCGTGGTGTACAGCGGGAAGGTGCTCCACCTGGGCGCCTTCGGGTACGGCGTGCTGCTCGCCTGCCAGGCCCTGGGCGCCGTCCTGGCCGCCCGGTTCGCCCCCGCGCTGAGCCAACGCCTGGGCCGGGAAGGCGCGTTGGTCGCCACCGCGGTGCTGATCACGGTGAGCGAGACGGTGCTGGCCGCCGTGCCCTCGGCGTACGCGGCCGGCGCGGCCCTGATGATCTTCGCCTGCGGGACGGTGACCTGGAACGTCGTCGTGGTCGTGCTGCGGCAGACCCTGGTGCCGCAGCACCTGCTCGGGCGGGCGAACAGCGTGTACCGGCTGGTCGCCTGGGGCGGACTGCCCGTCGGTGCGGCGGTCGGCGGCCTGGTCGCCGCCGCGGTCGGCACCCGCGCCGTGTTCGGCGCCGGCGCGGTCGTCATGGCGGTCGTCGCGGTGGCGCTGCTGGTCGGCGCCCGGCACCGCTGGATCACCCGGGCCGAGCAGAGCGCCTCGCTCGCGCAGCCGAACTGA